The Lewinellaceae bacterium genome has a segment encoding these proteins:
- a CDS encoding DUF1800 domain-containing protein: protein MDRRSTLAAIFSGNKHQTDDRLAKAPVFTVNTGLEPFSGQWDFEKAAHLLRRTTFGPTYPQMNQAVTAGLEATVDQLFENTPLPPPPVNYYFEEDPNVPVGATWIDQPYSQDVNLFFYRYQSLNGWTMGLMLNEGVSIREKLTLFWHNHFSVANVNDPKFTYRYINLLRSFAWGNFRNLIKEITIDPAMLRFLNGNQNTKNAPNENYAREVLELFTVGKGPLIGPGDYSNYTEEDVQALAKVLTGWRDRGYRTNNPDVPMSSEFVPSRHDTTTKTLSAHFNNAEIPDMGPDEYRYLIDIIFQQDEVARFICRKLYRWFVYYVIDDNAEVNVIEPMALLLIENDYEIEPVLRALLGSAHFYDILSIGPVIKNPIDFILSTLKTPETAIPPVNSLFNNYNVWRRLLPLSEGMEMGYYDPPSVAGWKAYYQEPGYFRIWINATTLQARMAFTDQMTSNGFTYGGQKIKIDSLHLMTLLNDPYNPDSVIDEFVKMFFPQPITPGQHAVLKETLLAGQPDYEWTVEYSDYEANPENTALGASIASRLDNLLKTMLAMPEFYLS from the coding sequence ATGGACAGAAGATCTACGCTTGCTGCCATTTTCAGCGGTAATAAACACCAAACCGACGACCGACTGGCCAAGGCTCCTGTTTTTACCGTCAATACCGGTCTCGAACCTTTTTCAGGCCAGTGGGATTTTGAAAAAGCAGCTCATTTATTGCGTCGTACCACTTTCGGTCCGACTTACCCCCAAATGAATCAGGCCGTGACGGCCGGACTGGAGGCTACGGTTGATCAATTATTTGAAAACACACCTTTACCGCCTCCCCCGGTCAACTATTATTTTGAAGAAGATCCTAACGTTCCCGTGGGGGCTACCTGGATCGATCAACCCTACTCACAGGACGTCAATCTTTTTTTCTACCGCTACCAAAGCCTTAATGGCTGGACCATGGGACTGATGCTCAACGAAGGGGTGTCTATCAGGGAAAAACTCACTTTGTTCTGGCACAACCACTTTTCCGTAGCCAATGTCAATGATCCGAAATTCACCTACCGGTACATCAATTTACTCCGTTCGTTTGCCTGGGGCAATTTCCGCAACCTGATCAAAGAAATCACCATTGACCCAGCCATGTTGAGGTTTCTCAACGGGAATCAAAACACCAAAAATGCACCCAATGAGAATTATGCACGGGAAGTGCTGGAGTTGTTTACTGTCGGCAAAGGGCCTCTGATCGGACCCGGAGATTATTCCAATTACACGGAAGAAGATGTTCAGGCCCTGGCAAAGGTCCTCACCGGCTGGAGAGACAGAGGATATCGCACCAATAATCCCGACGTCCCGATGAGTTCGGAATTTGTGCCCTCAAGACATGACACGACCACTAAAACTTTATCCGCTCATTTTAATAATGCTGAAATTCCCGACATGGGGCCCGATGAATATCGTTATCTTATCGACATCATATTCCAGCAGGATGAAGTAGCGCGGTTTATCTGTCGAAAATTATACCGCTGGTTCGTTTATTATGTCATCGACGACAATGCCGAGGTCAATGTCATCGAACCTATGGCTCTGTTGCTGATTGAGAATGATTATGAAATAGAACCGGTATTGAGAGCTTTGCTGGGGAGTGCTCATTTTTATGACATCCTCAGCATTGGCCCTGTGATCAAAAATCCTATTGATTTCATCCTTTCCACGTTAAAAACGCCTGAAACGGCGATTCCTCCTGTTAATTCTCTTTTCAACAATTACAATGTGTGGCGCAGACTGCTCCCGCTTTCCGAGGGGATGGAAATGGGCTATTACGACCCGCCAAGTGTGGCAGGATGGAAGGCCTATTACCAGGAGCCCGGGTATTTCAGGATTTGGATCAATGCCACCACCCTCCAGGCCCGGATGGCCTTTACCGATCAGATGACGAGCAACGGTTTTACCTATGGCGGGCAAAAAATCAAGATCGATTCCCTCCATCTGATGACCCTGCTCAATGACCCTTATAATCCGGACAGCGTGATTGATGAATTTGTGAAAATGTTTTTCCCACAGCCAATAACCCCGGGGCAACATGCCGTTCTTAAGGAAACGCTGCTGGCCGGGCAACCCGACTACGAATGGACCGTCGAATACAGCGACTATGAGGCCAATCCCGAGAATACAGCACTCGGAGCATCCATCGCTTCGCGCCTCGACAACCTGCTGAAAACCATGCTGGCCATGCCGGAATTTTATCTGAGTTAG
- a CDS encoding DUF1501 domain-containing protein, whose product MKRRKFLQTAGAAMTVPVLLNGMKLSAMPKSTLFNSMNESDRVLVLIRLNGGNDGLNMVIPRDQYDGIAAVRSNIMIPESSVLALTDEVGLHPIMTGVHNLYNDGRLAVMQAVGYPNQNRSHFRSTDIWTSGSPAEETWTTGWMGRYFQSLYPDYPQGYPNDTYPDPFAITMGRTVSETCQGTASNFSLTLNDPFNLSPLTEGEPGTLPDTPYGEELAFLRIAITQSNAYGETITGAAGLGSNMVDYPEGNDLAQQLKNVALLIGGGLQTKVYIVSLGGFDTHANQVDAGDTAVGDHAQLLQTLSDAMAAFQADLLAQGLDERVFSMTFSEFGRRIRSNESLGTDHGTAAPMLLFGSCVNPLIFGDNPEITADIDNTEGLPMQHDFRDIYGSVLMDWFGVSETEVRGLLYEDFTYLPVLTGCSVNATGPDLTKTMELQLNCYPNPCRNNLNVTFEALDEWGRLSIFDAIGSERMTVFSKKLTTGTHTVNVDMHNLPSGVYFCRLQLGSSQKIRRVIKS is encoded by the coding sequence ATGAAAAGAAGAAAATTTCTTCAGACAGCCGGCGCAGCTATGACGGTTCCTGTTTTACTCAACGGAATGAAATTGTCGGCCATGCCTAAATCCACCCTGTTTAATTCCATGAATGAATCCGATCGGGTGTTGGTATTAATACGCCTCAATGGAGGAAATGACGGACTCAACATGGTCATCCCAAGAGATCAGTATGACGGGATTGCCGCAGTAAGAAGCAATATCATGATCCCGGAATCAAGTGTATTGGCCCTCACCGATGAGGTGGGTTTACACCCGATCATGACCGGCGTCCATAACCTTTACAACGACGGTCGCCTGGCGGTCATGCAGGCGGTCGGCTATCCAAACCAGAATCGTTCCCATTTCAGATCCACCGACATTTGGACCTCCGGATCGCCTGCCGAAGAAACCTGGACTACCGGATGGATGGGCCGCTATTTCCAGAGTTTGTACCCTGATTATCCGCAAGGATATCCAAACGACACCTATCCCGATCCCTTCGCCATTACCATGGGCAGAACGGTTTCCGAGACATGCCAGGGCACGGCTTCCAATTTCAGTCTAACCCTGAATGATCCTTTCAACCTCTCACCTTTAACGGAAGGAGAGCCCGGAACTTTACCGGATACTCCTTATGGGGAAGAACTGGCCTTCCTGAGAATTGCCATCACTCAATCCAATGCTTACGGAGAAACCATTACCGGTGCTGCCGGTCTGGGTTCCAACATGGTGGACTACCCGGAAGGCAATGACCTGGCGCAGCAGCTTAAAAATGTGGCTTTGCTGATCGGCGGAGGCCTCCAGACAAAAGTGTACATTGTAAGTCTTGGCGGCTTTGATACACATGCCAATCAGGTGGACGCGGGAGACACCGCTGTAGGGGATCACGCCCAGCTGCTCCAAACCTTATCAGATGCCATGGCCGCTTTCCAGGCAGACCTGCTGGCCCAGGGATTGGATGAACGGGTATTTTCGATGACTTTCTCAGAATTCGGAAGAAGGATAAGATCCAACGAAAGTTTAGGAACCGATCACGGCACCGCTGCCCCGATGCTGCTCTTCGGCTCCTGTGTCAATCCGCTGATCTTCGGAGATAATCCCGAAATCACTGCTGACATTGACAATACGGAAGGATTACCCATGCAGCATGACTTCCGTGATATTTACGGTTCCGTTTTAATGGATTGGTTTGGCGTTTCGGAAACGGAAGTGAGGGGATTGCTTTATGAAGATTTTACGTATTTGCCCGTCCTTACCGGATGTTCGGTAAATGCTACAGGCCCCGACCTGACCAAAACCATGGAGCTTCAACTCAACTGTTATCCGAATCCATGCCGGAATAACCTGAACGTTACATTTGAAGCATTAGATGAATGGGGACGCCTGAGTATCTTCGATGCCATCGGCAGCGAACGGATGACCGTATTCAGTAAAAAACTGACCACGGGGACACATACGGTAAATGTGGATATGCATAACCTTCCGTCCGGAGTTTATTTCTGCCGTTTGCAATTGGGATCCAGTCAAAAGATCAGGAGGGTCATAAAATCGTAA
- the mdh gene encoding malate dehydrogenase, with protein sequence MSKVTVIGAGNVGATVANVLAHKDLVNEVVLLDIMGDLARGKALDTWQQAPIDYYSTRIKGTDDYKDTANSDVVVITAGIPRKPGMSRDDLISTNAKIVTSVTNSIMAHSKNPIIIVVSNPLDVMTYAAYKASGLDSSRVFGMAGILDTGRYRAFLAEALNVSPKDIQAVLMGGHGDTMVPLPRYTTVAGMPVTDMIDAESLDAIVERTKAGGGELVKLMGTSAWYAPGAAAAQMVESILRNENRIFPCCVRLTGQYGIDDLYLGVPVKLGINGIEEIIELNLNGDEMKLLEESAAAVRSVKDVFDNMSL encoded by the coding sequence ATGAGTAAAGTAACCGTAATAGGAGCCGGTAATGTTGGAGCCACCGTTGCCAACGTACTTGCCCACAAAGACCTTGTCAATGAAGTGGTGTTGTTGGATATTATGGGAGACCTGGCCCGTGGAAAGGCTTTGGACACCTGGCAGCAGGCACCTATTGATTATTACAGCACCCGTATTAAAGGTACGGATGATTATAAAGATACGGCCAATTCTGACGTAGTGGTCATCACGGCGGGAATCCCCCGTAAACCGGGAATGAGTCGCGACGATTTGATCTCTACCAATGCCAAGATCGTTACCTCCGTGACCAACTCCATCATGGCGCATTCCAAAAACCCGATTATCATCGTGGTGTCCAACCCGTTGGATGTTATGACTTATGCGGCTTATAAAGCTTCAGGTCTTGATTCTTCACGCGTTTTTGGTATGGCAGGTATTCTTGATACAGGCCGCTACCGTGCTTTCCTGGCTGAGGCACTCAACGTTTCTCCAAAAGATATTCAGGCGGTTTTAATGGGAGGTCATGGAGATACTATGGTTCCCCTGCCTCGTTACACCACTGTAGCTGGTATGCCGGTTACGGATATGATCGATGCAGAAAGTCTTGATGCTATTGTGGAAAGAACCAAAGCCGGAGGAGGAGAATTGGTGAAATTGATGGGGACTTCTGCCTGGTATGCCCCGGGAGCGGCAGCCGCACAAATGGTGGAATCTATCCTGCGCAATGAAAACCGTATATTCCCTTGCTGTGTAAGACTTACCGGCCAGTATGGTATTGATGATCTTTACCTTGGAGTACCCGTAAAACTGGGCATCAACGGTATCGAAGAGATCATCGAACTGAACCTGAATGGGGATGAAATGAAACTGCTCGAGGAATCAGCTGCTGCGGTTCGCTCGGTAAAAGATGTTTTTGATAACATGAGCCTCTAA
- a CDS encoding T9SS type A sorting domain-containing protein, which translates to MFKKVFNLLILGLISVSSGYGQAVTEPCGTTFDMQMQILERTRANKETLRNHPIGLRSTQWIPIRFHLVAKSDGFGAVSEQKVYDQLCELNETYSVMDIQFYLKPFNYINNTTMYNDHEGTSFLMSSNKDNAAINVFVVKDAGGIPNVSSTLGYYSPNSDWLVMRIDELGLFKKTLSHELGHFFSLAHPFLGWETPDQYDPEVHGNPVGQYSPAGTPNERQDGSNCETAADLVCDTPPDYNFGFGWNSCNYTGGTMDPTGTVVDPMEVNIMSYFLACDPNDYTFTPMQSELIITDLNTQARNYVRPNYIPTHNDISGVPDLISPINDELTPGYNTVHLEWTPVEGANQYFLEISRLSSFSTDFWRYKTTVYGTSKTVNVTMEPNKSYYWRVRAVNETRSCATYSINGKFKTGTTVAINELTKVDEFVVLPNPVSNNENLRVRLNAESAFEGQMSLIDLTGRVIRQLPAQIFEAGNNIYEFALDGEAPGIYFINVNSSEGKITRKVAITE; encoded by the coding sequence ATGTTCAAAAAAGTATTCAACCTCCTGATCCTTGGATTGATTTCCGTTAGCTCCGGTTACGGACAAGCAGTTACAGAACCTTGCGGTACCACTTTCGATATGCAGATGCAAATTTTGGAAAGAACCCGGGCCAACAAGGAGACCCTACGCAACCATCCTATAGGATTGAGATCTACGCAATGGATTCCCATCCGTTTTCACCTGGTAGCCAAATCAGATGGTTTCGGTGCCGTTTCAGAACAAAAAGTATATGACCAGTTGTGCGAATTGAACGAGACTTACTCCGTTATGGATATTCAATTCTACCTGAAGCCGTTCAACTACATTAACAATACCACGATGTACAACGATCATGAAGGAACTTCCTTTCTGATGAGCAGCAACAAAGACAATGCCGCCATCAACGTTTTTGTGGTGAAGGACGCCGGGGGCATTCCAAATGTTTCCTCTACGCTTGGATACTATTCTCCAAATTCGGACTGGCTCGTTATGAGAATTGACGAACTCGGCCTTTTCAAAAAGACTTTATCCCACGAGTTGGGGCATTTTTTCAGTCTTGCCCACCCGTTTTTAGGCTGGGAAACGCCTGACCAATACGATCCTGAAGTGCATGGCAATCCGGTCGGCCAGTATTCTCCTGCGGGTACCCCTAATGAGCGCCAGGACGGCAGCAATTGCGAAACAGCAGCAGACCTGGTCTGTGATACGCCTCCTGATTACAACTTTGGTTTTGGCTGGAATAGCTGTAACTACACCGGCGGCACCATGGATCCGACAGGAACTGTAGTCGATCCAATGGAAGTTAACATTATGAGTTACTTCCTCGCCTGCGACCCCAATGATTATACCTTCACCCCTATGCAATCGGAATTAATCATTACCGACCTCAACACCCAGGCGCGTAATTATGTGCGCCCCAATTATATTCCAACCCATAATGATATTTCCGGGGTTCCTGATTTGATTTCCCCTATTAATGACGAATTGACGCCGGGTTATAATACCGTTCATTTGGAATGGACTCCGGTGGAAGGAGCCAATCAGTATTTTCTGGAGATTTCAAGATTAAGCTCTTTCTCCACGGATTTCTGGCGTTATAAAACAACTGTTTACGGTACTTCCAAAACCGTAAATGTGACCATGGAACCGAATAAATCTTACTATTGGAGAGTGCGCGCAGTGAACGAAACCAGATCCTGTGCCACCTACTCAATAAATGGTAAGTTCAAAACAGGAACGACCGTCGCCATCAATGAGTTGACGAAAGTTGACGAGTTTGTAGTTTTGCCCAACCCTGTTTCCAATAATGAAAATCTGAGGGTCCGGCTGAATGCAGAAAGTGCCTTTGAAGGACAGATGAGCCTGATCGACCTTACAGGAAGAGTGATCAGACAATTGCCGGCACAAATATTTGAAGCAGGGAATAACATTTACGAGTTTGCCCTGGACGGAGAAGCTCCCGGTATTTACTTTATCAATGTCAATTCCTCTGAAGGAAAGATCACCCGCAAGGTAGCGATTACCGAATAA
- a CDS encoding T9SS type A sorting domain-containing protein, which yields MKAFLFVKYSTFLFLLFLLSSSMMAQNVDQWCATKDGKVEWLKKYQANPTAYEKTGEVLFVPLTIHVVGTNDGTGFFGLERILKAFCTLNQDFAPSNIRFFIEGDIRYIYNSAYATHNFNTGWQMMQQNNVSNTINCYIVEDPAGACGYAYYAAGIALKKTCIGPGDHTWAHEVGHYLSLPHTFYGWEGEVPESGVPAPNFIGGEQVEKVNGSNCTNAADGFCDTPPDYLSDRWNCNVDGLSGLLQTDPNGQTFRSDGSLFMSYADDACSNRFSDEQIQAMRTNLEDDRPNLLYNQNEVPNMPDVAVELTSPAFAEVTGSPGAGITLSWEPIPNATHYIVQVNPFPAFSYVLFEFNTDQPTVTVEGLDEDQNYYWRVKPYSAYSSCIPFSATGKFRTGFMTTGANDPSEENLNFHVYPNPLTHESHLNLEFNLVESEALTLEVFNGTGIKIAAEIIEGTLGENQIEWPTAGLPAGIYYISLTGQSGRFIEKVVVQ from the coding sequence ATGAAGGCATTTCTTTTCGTAAAGTATTCAACTTTTTTGTTTTTGCTGTTCCTCCTGTCGTCCTCGATGATGGCTCAAAATGTTGATCAATGGTGTGCCACCAAAGATGGAAAAGTGGAATGGCTTAAAAAATACCAGGCTAACCCCACAGCATACGAAAAAACAGGAGAGGTGCTTTTCGTACCTTTAACCATCCATGTGGTAGGAACAAACGACGGTACCGGTTTTTTTGGCCTGGAACGCATCCTGAAGGCTTTTTGTACGCTGAACCAGGATTTTGCCCCGTCAAACATTCGTTTTTTTATCGAAGGGGATATCCGGTACATTTACAATTCAGCCTACGCCACCCATAATTTTAACACAGGCTGGCAAATGATGCAGCAAAATAATGTTTCCAATACCATCAACTGTTATATCGTAGAAGATCCTGCCGGCGCTTGCGGTTATGCTTATTATGCTGCCGGAATCGCGTTAAAAAAGACTTGCATAGGGCCTGGAGATCACACCTGGGCACACGAAGTGGGGCATTACCTGTCCCTGCCGCATACCTTTTACGGATGGGAAGGAGAAGTACCTGAATCAGGAGTTCCTGCCCCTAACTTCATCGGTGGAGAACAGGTGGAAAAAGTCAATGGCAGCAATTGTACTAACGCAGCAGATGGTTTTTGTGACACTCCGCCTGATTATCTGAGCGATCGCTGGAACTGCAACGTCGATGGCCTAAGCGGCCTGCTTCAGACAGATCCCAACGGGCAAACCTTCCGCTCTGACGGCTCTTTATTCATGTCTTATGCGGATGATGCCTGCAGCAACCGTTTTTCCGACGAACAAATCCAGGCCATGCGAACCAACCTCGAGGACGACCGGCCTAATCTGCTTTACAACCAGAACGAGGTGCCGAATATGCCCGATGTGGCGGTGGAACTCACCAGCCCGGCCTTCGCGGAAGTTACCGGCAGCCCGGGAGCGGGCATAACACTGTCCTGGGAGCCCATCCCCAATGCTACCCACTACATCGTACAGGTCAACCCGTTCCCTGCATTTAGTTATGTGCTCTTTGAATTCAACACGGATCAGCCTACGGTAACGGTAGAAGGACTTGATGAAGATCAGAACTATTACTGGAGGGTTAAACCTTACAGCGCTTATTCTTCCTGTATTCCTTTTTCAGCAACAGGTAAGTTCAGAACCGGATTTATGACTACCGGGGCTAATGATCCATCGGAAGAAAACCTCAACTTTCATGTATATCCCAACCCCCTGACCCACGAAAGCCATTTGAACCTGGAATTCAACCTCGTAGAAAGCGAAGCCCTGACATTGGAAGTATTTAACGGTACAGGAATCAAAATTGCGGCGGAAATCATTGAGGGAACCCTTGGGGAAAATCAAATTGAATGGCCGACAGCAGGGTTGCCTGCCGGCATTTATTACATTTCCCTAACCGGCCAAAGCGGAAGGTTCATTGAAAAAGTGGTGGTTCAATAA
- a CDS encoding DUF2279 domain-containing protein has product MSRKLLFLFLLLTPCLSGAQVNHTSFLQPSDTLNKNRFWFTLGGTSAAYTGTTFALYNVWYKKYDLSRFHTFDDSREWKNMDKTGHLITTYTEARLCYAGARWTGVAQKASIWTGVGVGMLLQSSLEIMDGYSAKWGFSWSDMGFNALGATLFATQQYFWNEQRFMLKISSPALNYPDVPVYSLDGQSVTTPAIRARELFGTNYGELFLKDYNSLTLWLSFSPNLFLRQDHRFFPEWLNLSIGYSAENLYGGYENRWTNEEGATFVLPPDQFPRYRQGYLSLDVDLTKIKTRSRFLRTIFYSFNFIKIPSPTLEINGLGKVKFHVFHW; this is encoded by the coding sequence ATGTCCCGAAAATTATTATTTCTATTCTTGCTGTTGACTCCTTGCCTCTCGGGAGCACAAGTAAACCATACCTCTTTTCTCCAACCTTCTGATACTTTAAACAAAAACCGATTCTGGTTTACCCTGGGCGGTACTTCCGCGGCTTATACCGGTACGACCTTTGCGCTGTATAATGTTTGGTACAAAAAGTACGACCTGTCCCGTTTCCATACCTTTGACGATTCACGGGAATGGAAAAATATGGATAAAACCGGCCATTTGATCACCACCTATACAGAAGCAAGACTTTGTTATGCCGGGGCACGATGGACCGGTGTGGCTCAAAAAGCTTCCATTTGGACGGGCGTAGGTGTAGGTATGTTGTTACAGTCCAGTCTCGAAATAATGGACGGGTATTCCGCTAAATGGGGCTTTTCCTGGTCGGATATGGGGTTTAATGCATTGGGGGCAACCCTTTTTGCGACCCAACAGTATTTTTGGAATGAGCAACGTTTTATGCTCAAAATATCTTCACCGGCGCTGAATTACCCCGATGTTCCCGTTTATTCTTTGGATGGCCAGTCGGTGACCACTCCTGCGATCCGGGCCAGGGAGCTTTTCGGAACCAATTACGGAGAATTGTTTTTAAAAGATTATAACTCTCTGACTTTATGGCTTTCTTTCAGCCCAAACCTCTTTTTAAGGCAAGACCATCGTTTTTTTCCGGAATGGCTGAATCTTTCCATCGGGTACAGCGCTGAAAATTTATACGGGGGATACGAAAATAGGTGGACCAATGAAGAAGGGGCAACTTTTGTGCTGCCCCCTGATCAGTTTCCCCGCTACAGGCAGGGTTATTTATCTTTGGATGTCGACCTCACGAAAATAAAAACGCGCAGCCGCTTTTTAAGAACGATATTCTATTCTTTCAATTTTATAAAAATTCCTTCTCCCACTTTGGAAATCAATGGTTTGGGAAAAGTGAAGTTTCATGTCTTTCACTGGTGA
- a CDS encoding prohibitin family protein, producing the protein MEQQKNIKPISPKFLSTAIIGFIVLLLIIMFSSATFLTIDAGFRGVLFRTFGGGLDKEHIYTPGFHVIAPWNDMYIYDVREKQLSEPMEVLSSNGLNLKVDISIRVNPQHDKIGDLHEKFGTDYLTSLVIPELRSTARRILGKFNPEELYSTRRDEVQGMIQEDLEKTLGKNYIDLRASLIREIELPEKVKTAIEEKIEAEQLALKYKYILQQERQEAERKTIEAQAKADANRILNASLTENILRDKGIEATLKLSESPNSKVIVVGGQGDGLPLILGGN; encoded by the coding sequence ATGGAACAACAAAAAAATATCAAACCAATCTCTCCGAAGTTTTTATCTACCGCAATTATTGGGTTTATCGTCCTTCTATTGATTATCATGTTTTCGAGCGCTACTTTTTTGACCATTGATGCCGGATTTCGCGGAGTTTTATTCCGCACTTTTGGAGGTGGACTCGATAAAGAACACATTTACACCCCGGGTTTTCATGTGATTGCCCCGTGGAATGACATGTATATTTATGATGTTCGGGAAAAACAGCTTTCCGAACCTATGGAAGTTCTTTCAAGTAACGGACTGAATCTGAAAGTGGATATTTCCATCCGTGTTAACCCGCAACATGACAAAATTGGGGATCTTCATGAAAAATTTGGAACGGATTATCTCACTTCTCTGGTCATTCCCGAATTGCGCTCTACCGCGCGCAGGATTCTGGGAAAGTTTAATCCTGAGGAATTATACTCTACCCGAAGAGATGAAGTACAGGGAATGATCCAGGAGGATCTTGAAAAAACCCTGGGTAAAAATTACATTGATTTGCGGGCATCGCTGATCCGTGAAATCGAACTTCCCGAAAAGGTAAAAACCGCTATTGAAGAAAAAATTGAAGCGGAGCAATTAGCCCTCAAATACAAATACATCCTTCAGCAGGAAAGACAGGAGGCCGAGCGTAAAACCATTGAGGCCCAGGCCAAAGCGGATGCCAACCGAATCCTGAATGCGAGTTTGACGGAGAATATCCTGAGAGACAAAGGTATTGAAGCCACCCTGAAGCTTTCTGAATCACCCAATTCAAAAGTGATTGTAGTCGGCGGGCAAGGTGACGGATTACCGCTGATTCTCGGAGGAAATTAA
- a CDS encoding PorP/SprF family type IX secretion system membrane protein has product MKLIKPLLFLTFSLLVGSLTAQDMHFTMYNMSPLTMNPALSGAFSGTLRLGGIYRNQAFSVSNARSYSTPSFYADAPIIKGFRKQDWVGVGISFLSDKSGFLKLETTRAALSASYHLGLDKAGQSTLTLGIQAGSTSRKITLPDPNGNNYIAIEASELFPTSVGGGGAGGIGDPALNAPKKSLSDYAAGLLFRTVVNKTSNLEIGFSTSHISFAKNSAGGYAFVNTGDGLKRPLLFAAHTKYEMPITDKWSIAPTAFWQMEGSAMEILFQGWAGYQLNPDFKLNFGLGYRFGDAVNVLVGADYKDLRVGLAYDLTLSSLHNANNYSGGVELAAYYIIKKYKKPEVKPKVLCPRF; this is encoded by the coding sequence ATGAAGCTAATTAAACCTTTACTCTTTTTAACTTTTAGCCTGCTCGTGGGGTCTCTGACCGCTCAGGACATGCACTTTACCATGTACAATATGTCTCCGCTGACCATGAACCCTGCTTTGTCAGGTGCATTCTCCGGAACGCTAAGACTTGGAGGAATTTACAGGAACCAGGCTTTTTCCGTTTCCAATGCCCGTTCCTACAGTACCCCTTCTTTTTATGCCGATGCCCCAATCATCAAAGGGTTCAGAAAGCAGGACTGGGTAGGCGTTGGTATTTCTTTTTTGAGTGACAAGTCAGGTTTTCTGAAACTGGAAACCACCCGCGCGGCACTTTCTGCCAGTTACCACCTCGGGCTCGATAAAGCAGGACAATCAACCCTGACGCTGGGCATTCAGGCAGGAAGCACTTCCAGAAAGATAACTCTGCCTGATCCAAATGGCAATAACTACATCGCGATTGAGGCCAGTGAATTATTCCCTACCAGTGTAGGTGGAGGAGGTGCCGGAGGTATTGGTGACCCTGCGCTTAATGCGCCAAAGAAATCCTTGTCTGATTATGCAGCGGGGTTGTTATTCCGTACCGTAGTCAATAAAACAAGTAACCTGGAAATAGGATTTTCCACAAGCCATATTTCTTTTGCCAAAAATTCCGCAGGAGGTTATGCTTTTGTGAATACGGGTGATGGACTGAAGCGCCCCTTATTATTCGCTGCCCATACAAAATACGAAATGCCGATAACTGATAAATGGAGCATTGCCCCAACAGCTTTCTGGCAAATGGAAGGCAGTGCCATGGAAATTTTGTTCCAGGGATGGGCCGGCTACCAGCTCAATCCTGATTTCAAACTGAATTTCGGACTGGGATACCGTTTTGGTGACGCCGTCAATGTTCTTGTAGGAGCTGATTATAAAGATCTGAGAGTTGGCCTGGCTTATGACCTAACCCTTTCTTCCCTGCATAACGCCAACAATTACAGTGGCGGGGTGGAACTTGCCGCATACTATATTATTAAAAAATATAAAAAACCAGAGGTAAAACCTAAGGTACTCTGCCCAAGATTTTAA